In Spinacia oleracea cultivar Varoflay chromosome 5, BTI_SOV_V1, whole genome shotgun sequence, a single window of DNA contains:
- the LOC130461777 gene encoding uncharacterized protein has protein sequence MGSCAKVLSAKNGEKSLKKTSSYRGGRLGYICFEEEIIKQLQKKGVHVSDLPRHVTWLKAHSKEIDGQLFFENPADELIAEAIDELDAQAQRGNEIIHTVHGGSGINSQRSESAAPFGGFVNLLLGGQGFGAPQFGTFSTQGLGGGQFGDFGGQFGNPGNQLSGLNNPGNQLSGLNNTGGQLSGFNHPGGQLSGFNHPGGQLSGFNNPGGQLSGFINPGGQFSGFNGQNGGSQLPVSNQPTTKVQHIGNQPTTEVQHAENQPTTEVQQVEISPYRVPWPEQHVTEGDQQLDQNFGLSHDTSREPISGDPIRQELSGGDPLRHEPMSSVQHTFPEGWSDCYLAIQSDKELQISATGKVEIYSGTKVIIIHGIKVENGLLRVSVDQVMMPAAHVPCPTSEFTYVSQTKNSFAPWPSHLIFPKVKDDEQPT, from the exons ATGG GATCATGTGCTAAGGTACTAAGTGCAAAGAATGGAGAAAAGTCACTGAAAAAGACTTCAAGCTATCGAGGAGGCCGGCTAGGATACATTTGTTTTGAGGAAGAGATC ATAAAACAACTTCAAAAGAAAGGGGTACATGTTTCAGATTTGCCTCGACATGTAACTTGGCTCAAAGCTCATTCTAAAGAAATAGATGGTCAACTGTTCTTTGAGAATCCTGCTGATGAGCTAATCGCTGAAGCAATT GATGAATTGGATGCTCAAGCTCAAAGAG GAAATGAGATAATTCATACCGTTCATGGTGGTTCAGGTATTAATAGCCAAAGATCTGAAAGTGCTGCTCCATTTGGGGGTTTTGTTAACCTGCTACTTGGTGGTCAAGGGTTTGGTGCTCCCCAATTTGGTACTTTCTCTACCCAAGGTTTAGGTGGTGGCCAATTCGGAGATTTTGGTGGACAATTTGGTAATCCAGGTAACCAGCTTAGTGGATTAAATAATCCAGGTAACCAGCTTAGTGGATTAAATAATACAGGTGGCCAGCTTAGTGGATTTAATCATCCAGGTGGCCAGCTTAGTGGATTTAATCATCCAGGTGGTCAGCTTAGTGGATTTAATAATCCAGGTGGCCAGCTTAGTGGATTTATTAATCCAGGTGGACAGTTTAGTGGATTTAATGGCCAAAATGGTGGTTCTCAGTTACCAGTGTCGAATCAGCCTACTACAAAAGTACAACATATTGGGAATCAACCTACTACAGAAGTACAACACGCTGAGAATCAGCCTACTACAGAAGTACAACAGGTTGAGATTTCTCCCTATCGTGTTCCTTGGCCTGAGCAACACGTAACTGAAGGGGATCAACAACTAGATCAGAATTTTGGTCTTTCCCATGACACAAGTCGTGAACCTATCAGTGGCGATCCAATAAGGCAAGAGCTCAGTGGTGGTGATCCATTAAGGCATGAGCCCATGAGTAGTGTACAACATACTTTTCCTGAG GGTTGGAGTGATTGTTATTTGGCGATTCAAAGTGACAAAGAGCTTCAAATTTCTGCCACCGGAAAGGTGGAGATATATAGCGGAACAAAAGTGATAATTATTCATGGTATAAAGGTTGAGAATGGTCTTCTTCGAGTCTCAGTTGACCAAGTGATGATGCCAGCAGCACATGTGCCATGTCCAACCTCAGAATTCACTTATGTGTCTCAAACTAAGAATAGTTTTGCTCCGTGGCCAAGTCACTTGATTTTTCCTAAGGTTAAG gATGATGAACAGCCAACATAA